One region of Channa argus isolate prfri chromosome 20, Channa argus male v1.0, whole genome shotgun sequence genomic DNA includes:
- the hlfb gene encoding HLF transcription factor, PAR bZIP family member b isoform X1 has product MQGGVMEKMCRHPIPLNPSFLPPATHGVLKSLLENPMKLPLHHEAFSKEQEKEKNLEEERSAPQSAFLGPTLWDKTLPYDGDTFQLEYMDLEEFLSENGIPSSPSHHRHDQHQPHAPQRQPPIMPTAPPTPAPSVMDLSNHASTSVHTSVVSPNCLHSSPARAGLPSSRNTPSPIDPDSIQVPVGYEPDPADLALSSVPGQEMFDPRKRKFSAEELKPQPMIKKARKVFITEDLKQDDKYWARRRKNNLAAKRSRDARRLKENQIAIRAGFLEKENSALRQEVADLRKELGRTKNILAKYEGQHGPL; this is encoded by the exons ATGCAAGGAGGCGTGATGGAGAAAATGTGCCGACATCCCATCCCGCTCAATCCAAGTTTTCTGCCTCCGGCGACGCACGGGGTGCTCAAGTCTCTGCTGGAGAACCCGATGAAGCTGCCGCTGCATCATGAAG CTTTCAGCAAGgagcaggagaaggagaagaactTGGAGGAGGAGCGCAGTGCTCCCCAGTCGGCCTTCCTGGGCCCTACACTGTGGGACAAGACTCTGCCCTATGACGGAGACACCTTCCAGCTGGAGTACATGGACCTGGAAGAGTTCCTGTCAGAGAACGGCATCCCCTCCAGCCCCTCCCACCACCGCCATGACCAGCATCAACCACATGCTCCACAACGTCAGCCGCCGATCATGCCGACGGCACCACCCACGCCGGCGCCCTCGGTGATGGACCTCAGCAACCATGCCTCCACCTCCGTACACACGAGCGTCGTCTCCCCGAACTGTCTGCACAGTAGCCCGGCAAGAGCAG GCCTCCCCAGCTCCAGAAACACTCCCAGCCCCATCGACCCGGACTCCATCCAGGTTCCAGTCGGATACGAGCCCGACCCTGCGGATCTGGCTCTGTCCAGTGTGCCGGGCCAGGAGATGTTCGACCCCCGCAAGCGCAAGTTCTCGGCCGAGGAGCTGAAACCGCAGCCGATGATCAAGAAAGCTCGCAAGGTCTTCATCACCGAAGATCTGAAG CAGGATGACAAATACTGGGCCCGGCGCAGGAAGAACAACTTGGCGGCCAAACGGTCCCGGGACGCAAGGCGGCTCAAAGAAAACCAGATCGCCATCCGGGCCGGCTTCCTGGAGAAGGAGAACTCAGCTTTGAGGCAGGAGGTGGCCGACCTGAGGAAAGAGCTCGGACGCACCAAGAACATTCTGGCCAAGTACGAGGGGCAGCACGGACCGCTGTGA
- the hlfb gene encoding HLF transcription factor, PAR bZIP family member b isoform X2 yields MQGGVMEKMCRHPIPLNPSFLPPATHGVLKSLLENPMKLPLHHEAFSKEQEKEKNLEEERSAPQSAFLGPTLWDKTLPYDGDTFQLEYMDLEEFLSENGIPSSPSHHRHDQHQPHAPQRQPPIMPTAPPTPAPSVMDLSNHASTSVHTSVVSPNCLHSSPARAGLPSSRNTPSPIDPDSIQVPVGYEPDPADLALSSVPGQEMFDPRKRKFSAEELKPQPMIKKARKVFITEDLKDDKYWARRRKNNLAAKRSRDARRLKENQIAIRAGFLEKENSALRQEVADLRKELGRTKNILAKYEGQHGPL; encoded by the exons ATGCAAGGAGGCGTGATGGAGAAAATGTGCCGACATCCCATCCCGCTCAATCCAAGTTTTCTGCCTCCGGCGACGCACGGGGTGCTCAAGTCTCTGCTGGAGAACCCGATGAAGCTGCCGCTGCATCATGAAG CTTTCAGCAAGgagcaggagaaggagaagaactTGGAGGAGGAGCGCAGTGCTCCCCAGTCGGCCTTCCTGGGCCCTACACTGTGGGACAAGACTCTGCCCTATGACGGAGACACCTTCCAGCTGGAGTACATGGACCTGGAAGAGTTCCTGTCAGAGAACGGCATCCCCTCCAGCCCCTCCCACCACCGCCATGACCAGCATCAACCACATGCTCCACAACGTCAGCCGCCGATCATGCCGACGGCACCACCCACGCCGGCGCCCTCGGTGATGGACCTCAGCAACCATGCCTCCACCTCCGTACACACGAGCGTCGTCTCCCCGAACTGTCTGCACAGTAGCCCGGCAAGAGCAG GCCTCCCCAGCTCCAGAAACACTCCCAGCCCCATCGACCCGGACTCCATCCAGGTTCCAGTCGGATACGAGCCCGACCCTGCGGATCTGGCTCTGTCCAGTGTGCCGGGCCAGGAGATGTTCGACCCCCGCAAGCGCAAGTTCTCGGCCGAGGAGCTGAAACCGCAGCCGATGATCAAGAAAGCTCGCAAGGTCTTCATCACCGAAGATCTGAAG GATGACAAATACTGGGCCCGGCGCAGGAAGAACAACTTGGCGGCCAAACGGTCCCGGGACGCAAGGCGGCTCAAAGAAAACCAGATCGCCATCCGGGCCGGCTTCCTGGAGAAGGAGAACTCAGCTTTGAGGCAGGAGGTGGCCGACCTGAGGAAAGAGCTCGGACGCACCAAGAACATTCTGGCCAAGTACGAGGGGCAGCACGGACCGCTGTGA